Proteins from a genomic interval of Neorhodopirellula lusitana:
- a CDS encoding ABC transporter ATP-binding protein — MSSPTPAAVFRTIDLTKTYQMGEVQVRALRGVNLELIEGEFVVLLGASGSGKSTLLNILGGLDTPTSGQVFYLDTNLTASEDAELTRYRRDHVGFVFQFYNLIPSLTAKENIELITEIAVSPLEPLDALEIVGLRDRANHFPAQLSGGEQQRVAIARAIAKNPKVLLCDEPTGALDVHTGIVVLEAIARINRELGTTTAVITHNASIANMADRVIALSDGQIASVDRNASKVNAADLQW, encoded by the coding sequence ATGAGTTCACCCACTCCGGCAGCTGTTTTCCGAACGATCGACCTCACCAAAACCTATCAAATGGGTGAGGTGCAAGTTCGTGCGTTGCGTGGTGTCAATTTGGAACTGATCGAAGGCGAGTTTGTGGTCTTGCTGGGTGCATCGGGAAGCGGCAAGTCAACGTTGCTGAATATCCTGGGTGGGTTGGACACGCCGACTTCGGGACAGGTTTTCTATCTGGATACGAATTTGACGGCGAGTGAAGACGCCGAGCTGACTCGATATCGTCGAGATCATGTTGGGTTTGTCTTTCAGTTCTACAATTTGATCCCAAGTTTGACGGCGAAAGAGAACATCGAGCTGATTACAGAGATCGCTGTCTCACCTCTTGAACCATTGGACGCATTGGAAATCGTTGGGTTGCGCGATCGGGCGAACCACTTTCCCGCACAATTGTCGGGCGGCGAACAACAGCGAGTTGCGATCGCACGCGCGATCGCGAAGAATCCGAAAGTGCTGTTGTGTGACGAGCCGACTGGCGCGCTGGACGTTCACACCGGCATCGTGGTGCTTGAGGCGATCGCGCGAATCAATCGCGAGTTGGGAACGACGACTGCGGTCATCACGCATAACGCGTCAATCGCCAACATGGCGGACCGCGTGATTGCATTGTCCGACGGGCAGATCGCATCGGTGGACCGCAACGCATCGAAAGTGAACGCGGCGGACTTGCAATGGTAG
- a CDS encoding acyl-CoA desaturase, with product MSTVIEPSRSRSGSNKKSNPSETGATTQGELDAAADVETLDPKDAEIWNRPGLEGFQEKAEKLDQPTKEDADSQSSLVAQKAAKKLDMARPTVADRKRMDNISYWAIGWLVTAHVVCLAAPSYFTWSALVVALVMHWMAGSLGICLGYHRLLTHSGMKTYNWVRYLFAGIGCFAGEGSPLDWVADHRKHHAHSDQEGDPHSPHDGSIWSHMFWLAFHTHGGDRKAYLQRWAPDLYKDPMMRRFDLLFLPIHIAVSLALFGVGYAIGGFDYGMSLLLWGMFVRLVTVLHATWMVNSASHMFGYKNYETTDDSRNNWLVAIVAYGEGWHNNHHAYPRMAKHGHKWWEFDITWQAIRLLRAVGLVWDVVDYRTVAEKRAAAAAKSA from the coding sequence ATGTCGACTGTGATCGAACCCTCCCGCTCACGAAGCGGATCGAATAAGAAATCAAACCCATCCGAAACTGGTGCGACGACCCAAGGCGAGCTGGATGCCGCTGCGGATGTTGAAACACTGGATCCGAAGGATGCCGAAATTTGGAATCGTCCTGGACTGGAAGGCTTTCAGGAAAAGGCGGAAAAGCTGGACCAGCCGACTAAGGAAGACGCGGATTCGCAATCTTCGTTGGTAGCCCAGAAAGCGGCCAAGAAGCTGGATATGGCTCGTCCGACCGTTGCCGACCGAAAGCGGATGGACAACATCAGCTACTGGGCGATTGGCTGGCTCGTGACTGCACACGTCGTCTGCTTGGCGGCTCCATCGTATTTCACTTGGTCGGCATTGGTTGTTGCTCTTGTGATGCACTGGATGGCGGGGAGTCTTGGCATTTGCTTGGGCTACCACCGCTTGCTAACTCACAGCGGAATGAAGACCTACAACTGGGTTCGCTACCTGTTCGCGGGTATCGGCTGCTTCGCTGGTGAAGGTTCGCCTCTGGACTGGGTTGCTGATCACCGGAAACACCACGCACATAGCGACCAAGAAGGTGACCCGCACTCGCCGCACGACGGCAGCATCTGGAGCCACATGTTTTGGCTGGCGTTCCATACGCACGGTGGTGACCGAAAGGCTTACCTGCAACGTTGGGCACCAGACTTGTACAAAGATCCAATGATGCGTCGGTTCGACTTGCTGTTCTTGCCGATTCACATTGCTGTTTCGCTAGCCTTGTTCGGTGTCGGTTACGCCATCGGTGGATTTGACTATGGCATGTCGTTGTTGCTGTGGGGCATGTTCGTTCGATTGGTTACTGTGCTTCACGCGACTTGGATGGTGAACAGTGCCTCGCACATGTTCGGTTACAAGAACTACGAAACCACGGATGACAGCCGCAATAACTGGTTGGTTGCAATCGTTGCCTACGGCGAAGGCTGGCACAACAATCACCACGCTTACCCACGGATGGCCAAGCATGGTCACAAGTGGTGGGAATTCGACATCACCTGGCAGGCGATTCGCTTGCTGCGAGCTGTTGGCTTGGTGTGGGACGTCGTCGACTACCGCACCGTTGCTGAAAAACGGGCTGCTGCCGCTGCGAAATCAGCTTAA
- the epmA gene encoding EF-P lysine aminoacylase EpmA: protein MTIDFATCCTERDRLLREIRGFFHNLDFCEVQPPCLSRDCVVDAYLDPIGIPIEELGLAAEPTPILAPKDEKSGQRFLLQTSPESAMKRMLAAGAPSIFAIAPVFRKAEMGSRHNIEFTMLEWYERGGDAASAIQLLGELARIVFNAERYQTVSYQQAFSETLHIDPIACSIQEIQQLVDAIDSNLAQSLQDDRDGLLDVLLSTHIEPELGRKLPTILTRYPISQAALARPCEDDPRLAERFELFYRGVELANGYDELLDPDELVRRYETNNQIRQRTGRDSLPTETTLVQAMRQGFPKCSGVAVGVDRILMLRLGANHINEVMPFTTDIA, encoded by the coding sequence ATGACCATCGATTTTGCGACCTGTTGCACCGAGCGGGACCGTTTGCTGCGGGAAATCAGGGGATTTTTCCACAATCTCGATTTCTGCGAAGTCCAACCACCCTGCCTCAGCCGGGACTGCGTCGTCGACGCCTATCTGGACCCGATCGGAATTCCGATCGAAGAATTGGGGCTGGCTGCAGAGCCGACGCCCATTTTGGCACCCAAAGACGAAAAATCTGGCCAGCGGTTCTTGCTGCAAACGTCACCCGAATCAGCCATGAAGCGAATGCTGGCCGCAGGAGCCCCTTCCATCTTCGCCATTGCCCCGGTTTTTCGCAAAGCAGAAATGGGAAGCCGCCACAACATCGAATTCACAATGCTGGAGTGGTACGAAAGAGGCGGCGATGCGGCTTCCGCTATTCAACTTCTCGGTGAATTGGCCCGCATTGTTTTCAACGCCGAGCGGTATCAAACCGTCTCCTACCAACAAGCGTTTAGCGAAACACTCCACATTGACCCGATCGCCTGCTCGATCCAAGAAATTCAGCAGCTCGTCGATGCGATTGACTCCAATTTGGCCCAATCACTCCAAGACGACCGCGATGGGTTACTTGACGTCTTGCTTTCCACCCACATCGAACCCGAACTGGGACGAAAGCTCCCCACGATTCTGACCCGCTATCCGATTTCACAAGCCGCCTTGGCTCGCCCCTGCGAAGACGACCCTCGTCTGGCCGAACGGTTTGAATTGTTCTATCGGGGTGTCGAACTCGCCAATGGCTACGACGAACTTCTCGATCCCGACGAACTCGTTCGCCGTTACGAAACCAACAATCAAATCCGCCAGCGTACCGGCCGAGATTCACTGCCAACCGAGACAACACTGGTCCAAGCCATGCGACAAGGATTCCCCAAATGCAGCGGCGTCGCGGTGGGCGTGGACCGGATTCTCATGCTCCGCCTCGGTGCGAACCACATCAACGAAGTGATGCCGTTCACCACCGATATCGCGTAA
- a CDS encoding phospho-sugar mutase: protein MTDSAESTADPKRIQDALASVDQACEQKLLTAGAVTNIKSWLTEDRYSDYRESVLRHIDEKKWQKLDDVFWTIIPFGTGGRRGRMYEIGSNAINDRTIGESAQGLADYVVRFHGGKKSLSCAIAYDTRHQSRHFTELCAEVMVAAGIKVYLLDDYRATPQLSFAVRYLGCDCGIMVTASHNPPSDNAVKVYWSSGAQVLPPHDKAIIDGVMSCQEIKRGNFKQALADGMIEVVTDKIDAAFLDAASACAFEGPRDVKILYSPLHGVGEAAVVPLLQRDGFNDITVYEPHRERSGDFPNVPGHVSNPENPEVFTKPIEQARAEGFDVVLATDPDCDRLGVAAPLTTDSSGQWETFTGNQIAALLADYVLRKTPESKKNKNSFVVKTLVTTELVRRIADSYSVRCVGDLLVGYKYIAEAMDREGPDDFLYGCEESHGYLVGSYVRDKDGAVACMLMSELAADLKANNQSMHDYLGELFKKFGYHRENLVNVVMEGSEGMASMQALMKAFREKPPTSLGGVKVAQVRDYGNQTATTLGDAGESKPLEGPVGNLIIMDLEQDGNYVAVRPSGTEPKVKFYVFTRLDPAESQDLKAANVKLGDRIAAIEEDVRAFAKLATA, encoded by the coding sequence ATGACTGACTCGGCTGAATCGACTGCTGACCCAAAACGTATTCAAGACGCACTTGCTAGCGTTGACCAAGCTTGTGAACAGAAGCTTTTGACGGCGGGGGCGGTGACGAATATTAAGAGTTGGTTAACAGAAGATCGTTACAGCGATTACCGCGAGAGTGTTTTACGGCACATCGACGAGAAAAAGTGGCAGAAGCTGGATGATGTTTTCTGGACGATCATCCCGTTCGGAACCGGTGGTCGTCGCGGGCGGATGTACGAGATCGGATCCAATGCGATCAACGACCGTACAATCGGTGAGAGTGCTCAGGGGTTGGCGGACTATGTCGTTCGTTTCCATGGGGGCAAGAAGTCGTTGTCATGTGCGATCGCGTACGATACTCGGCATCAATCTCGTCACTTCACTGAGTTGTGTGCGGAGGTCATGGTGGCCGCTGGGATCAAAGTTTATTTGCTGGATGATTATCGCGCCACGCCGCAGCTTTCCTTTGCCGTGCGTTACTTGGGTTGCGATTGCGGAATCATGGTGACGGCAAGTCACAACCCGCCAAGCGACAACGCGGTCAAGGTTTATTGGTCCAGTGGAGCGCAGGTGTTGCCGCCGCACGATAAGGCAATCATCGACGGTGTGATGAGTTGTCAAGAAATCAAACGCGGCAATTTCAAACAGGCGTTGGCCGACGGGATGATTGAGGTCGTGACTGACAAGATCGACGCAGCGTTCCTGGACGCGGCTTCGGCGTGTGCCTTCGAAGGCCCCCGTGACGTGAAGATTCTGTACTCGCCCTTGCATGGTGTGGGTGAAGCGGCGGTGGTTCCGTTGTTGCAGCGTGACGGTTTCAACGACATCACGGTCTACGAGCCACACCGTGAGCGAAGTGGCGATTTCCCAAATGTTCCAGGACATGTTTCGAACCCTGAAAACCCAGAGGTGTTCACCAAACCGATTGAACAGGCGCGAGCCGAGGGATTCGATGTGGTGTTGGCGACCGATCCGGATTGCGATCGGCTGGGAGTGGCGGCGCCGCTGACCACGGACTCCAGTGGACAATGGGAAACGTTCACGGGCAACCAGATCGCAGCGTTGTTAGCGGACTACGTTTTGCGAAAAACGCCGGAGTCGAAGAAGAATAAGAACTCTTTTGTCGTCAAAACTCTGGTAACGACTGAACTCGTGCGGCGGATCGCCGATTCGTACTCTGTTCGTTGTGTTGGCGATTTATTGGTGGGATACAAGTACATTGCCGAGGCGATGGACCGCGAAGGTCCGGACGATTTCCTTTATGGCTGTGAAGAGTCGCATGGCTATTTGGTCGGTTCCTATGTCCGGGACAAGGACGGTGCGGTGGCCTGCATGTTGATGAGCGAGCTAGCTGCGGACTTGAAAGCCAATAACCAGTCGATGCACGACTACCTGGGCGAGCTGTTCAAGAAATTTGGCTATCACCGCGAGAACTTGGTCAATGTGGTCATGGAAGGCAGCGAGGGGATGGCTTCGATGCAGGCTTTGATGAAAGCATTCCGGGAAAAGCCACCGACTTCGTTAGGTGGCGTCAAGGTTGCTCAGGTTCGTGACTACGGCAATCAAACGGCGACCACTTTGGGGGATGCAGGTGAGTCCAAGCCATTGGAAGGTCCCGTTGGCAATCTGATCATCATGGACCTGGAACAAGACGGCAACTATGTCGCTGTGCGTCCTAGTGGAACGGAGCCGAAGGTGAAGTTTTATGTCTTCACGCGACTGGATCCTGCCGAGTCTCAGGATCTGAAGGCGGCTAACGTGAAGTTGGGCGATCGCATCGCGGCCATTGAAGAAGACGTGCGTGCGTTCGCTAAGTTGGCCACCGCTTAG
- a CDS encoding ABC transporter ATP-binding protein, giving the protein MIELEGFGKDYGDFTAVEKMDLKINAGETFGFIGPNGAGKSTTIRFLATLLRATRGRGEVAGCDVMGDPMGVRRAIGYMPDNFGVYDGMRVWEFLDFFAVAYGIDRVARASIIDNVLELLDLGHKRDDFVNGLSRGMKQRLCLAKTLVHDPPVLILDEPASGLDPRARVEVKALLKELRKMGKTIVISSHILTELADCCTSIGIIERGQLLMHGPIDQVYRQIRRNRFVEIAFTENQDAGISILRSSPALRDLEIRPDRVIAELETDDAGLAQLMDYLISQGVRMRSFNDRDPTLEDVFMTVTQGLVS; this is encoded by the coding sequence ATGATTGAGCTAGAAGGATTTGGGAAAGACTACGGTGACTTCACGGCTGTCGAAAAGATGGACTTGAAGATCAATGCTGGTGAAACGTTTGGCTTCATTGGACCCAATGGAGCGGGCAAGAGCACGACGATTCGTTTTTTGGCGACGTTGTTGAGAGCGACTCGGGGGCGTGGTGAGGTAGCGGGTTGTGATGTGATGGGGGATCCCATGGGGGTGCGCCGGGCGATTGGCTACATGCCCGACAACTTTGGTGTCTACGACGGGATGCGAGTGTGGGAGTTTCTGGATTTCTTTGCGGTCGCTTACGGGATCGATCGTGTCGCACGCGCATCGATCATCGACAACGTCTTGGAGTTGTTGGATCTGGGGCATAAGCGTGATGACTTTGTCAATGGATTGTCACGGGGGATGAAACAGCGGTTGTGTTTGGCCAAGACGCTCGTGCACGATCCGCCGGTCTTGATTTTGGACGAACCGGCCAGTGGATTGGATCCGCGCGCGAGGGTCGAGGTGAAGGCTTTGCTGAAGGAACTTCGCAAGATGGGGAAAACCATCGTGATCAGCAGTCATATTTTGACGGAGTTGGCGGATTGCTGTACGTCGATCGGCATCATCGAGCGGGGCCAACTTTTGATGCACGGCCCCATCGACCAGGTCTATCGGCAGATCCGGCGGAATCGTTTTGTCGAAATCGCGTTCACCGAGAATCAGGACGCGGGGATTTCAATCTTACGGAGCAGTCCGGCACTGCGAGATTTGGAAATACGACCTGATCGCGTCATCGCTGAACTGGAAACCGATGACGCGGGGCTGGCCCAGTTGATGGACTACTTGATCTCGCAGGGAGTGAGAATGCGGTCTTTCAACGACCGGGATCCGACTCTGGAGGATGTCTTTATGACGGTTACCCAAGGTTTGGTCAGCTAG
- a CDS encoding DUF6793 family protein: MPLFEIETDAHIIITWAEDESAAQGVVDEAYPEDEVLRMTKRPRDSWVISKGALGLTDRTLDPCMIARDCLSKSAGDKVNAIRLYRMETGSDVDQARRAIESNMVMGW, from the coding sequence ATGCCACTTTTCGAAATAGAAACAGATGCTCACATTATCATCACCTGGGCGGAAGACGAATCCGCGGCCCAAGGGGTGGTGGATGAGGCTTACCCTGAAGACGAAGTCTTGCGAATGACCAAACGCCCGCGAGATTCCTGGGTCATCAGCAAAGGGGCCTTGGGGCTGACCGATCGAACGCTAGATCCTTGCATGATTGCGCGAGATTGTTTGAGCAAGTCAGCCGGGGACAAGGTCAACGCGATCCGTTTGTACCGGATGGAGACGGGAAGCGATGTTGATCAAGCCCGACGTGCGATTGAATCCAACATGGTGATGGGGTGGTAA